DNA sequence from the Colletotrichum destructivum chromosome 9, complete sequence genome:
CACAATCGACCCTTTACTCCCGCCGCTGGAACTGGCCCGAACCGATCGATCGAGAATTCTTCCTGGCTCAGCTGCCACAGATTTGCGAAAACCGTGCGAACGATGGCGCCGACAAGATCGTTGCTGCACTACGTGTGCAGCCTAGTCCTCTTTGCCTGCTGCGCCCAGGCGCTCAGGTTCGACCTGCAGGCCACAAGCCCCCAtgagggcaagaaggagcGATGCATCCGTAACTTTGTCGCTCGGGACACCCTCGTTGTCGTCACAGCCATTGTGGACGGTCAGAAGGGCGATGGCATGACCGTCAATATGCACGTATGTGGCCCCAAGTACACCCTCCCACCACATGAATTTTCAGAATTGGAGCACGGGGAAAAGACTTGATTCCTCCAGACCATTCTTCCGGGGCGGGGAGAGAACAGCAAGGAGGAAGacagggagaagagggagacgaCCACGACTGGTCTGGAATTGGATGGCTGACCGCGCATTGCTTTACAGATCAAGGACGCTGTTGGCAACGACTACGGCAAGCCTAAGGATATTGCGGGCGGCGAGAAACGCATTGTCTtcacctcccacgccgacGCTGCCTTTGACGTTTGCTTCGAGAACATCCTCTCTGGTTGTACGTGGCCTCTCCCCTCCACCTGTTATGCATGCGCCCTGAGGGTTGTATAACCTTTTGACGATAAACGCATCGGAAACGAATCCTTCAGCCATATGGCTTTTCCATGAAGATCCTTTTGAATAAAGCTGACATGAGAAACAAATAGCCGGGCGCAGCGGCGCCACGAGTCGTCAcatcgagctcgacatcgaTATCGGCGCCGACGCAAAGGACTGGAACGCCATCCAGGCGACGGAGAAGCTCAAGCCcgtcgaggcggagctgCGGCGCATCGAGGAGCTTGTCGGCGAGATCAATAGCGAGATGGATTACCTGCGTTCTCGCGAGCATAAGCTGCGCGACACCAACGAGAGCACCAACACCCGTGTCAAGTGGTTCGGCATCGGCACTACGTTGATACTCGTCGGCCTGTGGGCCTGGCAGATTATGTACCTGCGGGCGTACTTCAGGTTTGTGGCTGCAGTCTGAGTCTTTGCGGGGCTCTAAAGCTAACCAGTGCAAACAATGCAGATCCAAGCACCTTATTTAGAGTCCTTCTTTGGCGGGGTAAGCAAGCGAGTCGACCAAACGGCTTAACAAAGCCGCAAAGAGTTTACGGGATGTCGTGCTGGGCGTGGAAAGGGCGGTGACGAGTCTCTGATGATGCTAATCGGAAAAGGATCCAAGCGCCTAGGGAGGGTTTCCCAGTGCGTAGTAGTGTATACATACATACCACGGTCGCCATTTTAAAAGCCATGAATGATATAACGGACATCACATCACGCTCTTGTCTCTGCCGCAAAAATGACATGTCCACTCGAGTGGGGTGCGCAGCCAGGACCAAGAGAACGTCCCGTAAGTCTTGGTCTGTGTTATAGTAGTCCTCACGTATCGACATTTACGTCGGTTGATATCGAGGCTGATCTCTCAATTGACTGCAAAGATTTGAATTGGGGGCACTATGTCAAGTGGCGTGTGTTGCCTAAGTGCATATCGCTGAGCCAGTCGTCTTCCGCTGTCAAATTACGGGTTTGTTGTACAACATCGTCCCGGGGCCCGGGGCGTGGTAGCCAGCCTCCAACGAaagcaggccgccgccttTCTCTCATATTCCCTGCCTTTCCCTTCGCCACCTTGCACATATGTGCTCCGTCCGTAACTATGTGCAAAAGCTTCCAACGAAGCCGAAAATGCCGTGTACTATTGCCCCCTCCTTGCCTGCCcatctctgtctctctgtctctccgCCGTTGTAGTAATGCTCCTGATAGATGTGGTGGTACAAATCCCCTTGCTCTGGCGGTCCTCTACTCCTGCAGTCTTTGATCCTCGCGCCCATCCACTGGCCCAAATGATCCCCGCTAGCTTCAGTTCTTGGCGCCCGCCTTGTCAACGTCGAACAGGGGCGGCATGAACCCGAGCCCGCCCTCCTTGCGCTCCTGCACGTCGCGGTGCACgccgacggtgccgtcggcgcggcggctgcggaCATGGGCCCTCAGCATCTCGAGGATCTCGCTATCTTGCCACCGCACGGGGACGGGCCGGTACTGCGCCTTGAAGGTGCCGATGGTGTTGGCCCACTCCCCGGCGCGCTGCGGCTGCGTGCGGATGTCTTCGGCGGGCTTGGTCTGGGCGGCCTCAGCCGAGGGCTTCTGCGTCGGGGCCGAGTTTGAGGGGGCGTCCTCCTGCGTAGCCCAGTAGTAGATGTCCCagtcgttctcgtcgaggaacaGGTCGTACTGCTGCATCTGCGCCTTTGTCATGTGTGGGAGGTGCTCGTTGGCGAAGGTCGACATGAGGAGGTCGGACTCGAGGGTACCGCGCTTACGGGACTGGTCTGTCGCAGAAAGGGTTCCCCCGTTAGTCTACTCGTTCCCTCCTGAAGTCGTATGCCGGAAACAGGCCTCGTGGAGTCTAGATGGatggagaaagaaaaacatACAAAGAAGGCGGGCACGCATGGTgcgctcgtcctcgcccacgcGGCGCAGCGGCTCGACGCGGAACTTAATGCCCTCGAactcgccgacgcccagctcgccgtTGGTAGTGGACTCGGTCTGGACGGGCGGCTTGTCGGCGAAGCACcgctgggcgacgagaggCATGCCCCGCTGCGCGGGCGGTGCGactcggaggcggcgagctgggcggAGGGCGCGGGCTAATGTTGACATTTTTCGCTGCGATGCTGTCTGGTGGTTGTTTTATCGAGTCCCAGTGCTGCACTACCAGATTAGAGAACGGTTGATGTCCAGGTGTATAGTAAAGTGCTCCTTCGAGGGGAATAAAAAGGTTGTATGAGTAATTGGCAGATTTGACAGGGTGGAAGGCCGGTTTCCGTTACCGAGGTAGACAACAATAGGCCGTATTAGTTCGCCATCGATAAAAAGAGCCCTGGGATTCGTCTTCCTGTGCTCGCGCATGGACTGTGTAGGCACGTACCGTATTTGTGACTTCCACACTGTATGACGGTTCGATCTTGACGGACTTGGATTCTGTAAAATGATGCTAGCTAGGTACCTTGCCCAATTTCTTTGCTGAGATGGATCATTGACACCATTACATGCAGCTATCGCCGAAGCTGTAGAGAGACCTTTCGGTCGGATAGTCCTGAAAGCTTGGTTGCGATCCTCTCTCAGCCTAAATATTCCTCAAGTACCAACATTTCGCATAAACTGGTCGCAAGCTAGTGGACTTAGAAGAACAGTTACCGTCTTCACGCATAGTCAACAACTTCGATACTAAGTTACCACTCAATCACAATGCTTTCAGGTGTTCAATGCGGGACCTAGGGCGGGTAAGTGCAGTTGTTCGGCCTGGTCAAGTAGCTGAGCAGGCAATAAAGCTTGTCGTGAGCTCAACATTCGAAAGCACGCAATGATGCTGCTTGACAAAAGACGACGTGGGTATTGGCTAACTGAAAACTCCAATCGAGATGCAATCTGCCGTCACATCTTCCCTAACACCCCTTCCCGAAACCCCAATCCATACTATGCATCAAGCAGGGGGGAAAACAAGAACTATATGTTTGTTCGCCAGCCCAATCCGTTCCACAAGGCTTCATGATTCCTGTTCAAGCCTAACAAAAGGGGAAAAAGCAAACACGGGGAGACTGAGCCCCTCCAAGCCACACAATCGCATACCGGTCATTATCTTCatgaagagaagggggtgCTCGTGTATACATTATTCCTTACTCCCCGCCCTCTGGTAATATCCTGCCTAGGCTGCGGAGCACCTCCATGACAGGCATTTCTTTGGTGCCCGCGTTGGCCTTCTCCCTCGTCTCTCGCTCCTTGAGCCTTGCGGCGCTGAGAGAGAGTACCTTATccgcttctcggcctgccGTGTCGACTCGTTGCGAGAGCTTGTGAATGCCGTCTGCGAGCTGGTCCACCTTAAACTCCAGTGTTGACTGAGTGTTTTGAAGGCGTGTGAGCGTCTTGCCGCGGACGTTTTCAAAGGAAGACGTCGGATTGGTGAGCCAACTGAGCATTTCAGCCTCGTTTGATTCGAGCACTGATGCATCGACTGTTGCTGTTTGTGCCGTGTCTGTTTCCGGAAATAGTGGTGGTATGTCCATGCGCGATTTCTTCAGCGCCAGCcacttcttcttttcttcttttagCCTGCACCTTGTTAGTATTCATTGCCCGAGTAACTATATATGGCAGACACTACCTCTTGACTTTCTGTTCCAGTTGCTCGATCTTTTGTTGGTGCTCGATGTTGCGTGGATTTGGCTGGTACACCACAGGTTTCTTTGGCCCCTCTTCCCGACTGAACCAGTCTGAAAATTCTGACTTCGTGGAGAAGTCTTTCAATAATTGCTCCTGGATGTAACGAGCTGGGAAAAGTCAGCAGCTGAAGAGTTTTGTTAGAATCATACCCGAACTTACCACCCAGTACTGTATTAGAATCCGCTTGACCGTGCGGTGGTTTTTCCAGCAGCGCTCGTTCGCCGCACCAGGTCAACAGCTGCTTCATCCGCCTCGGCTCCATTAAACCTTCCGACTCGATATGCTTGTAGAACTCCGCCGAATCAACCTCCCGATGGGGAATCGCATTGTGTCCGCTCTCGATCAAAGAACTTGCTCTCCTGCCGCGCATGCCCGTACTGCTTCGCCGATTACCACCTCCTTTTTTCCGCATTTCCTTGTTGCGGTTGATAACTGGCGTATCGCTTATGGGAAGTGTTATCTTCGCCGACTCAACTGGCTCTTCCATGACGCGCGGCGTTCTCTGTCTTTCCACTTCCATCGGTGCCACAATTGCCAtttcatcatcttcttccgcTACAGTCGCCGGTCTTCTGACCGGCTTTTCCTTCTCCGGTTTCTCCGTCAGGTTGCGACTGCTTCGACGCGTCGTCCGCTTAGGCGCAATCAGTTGTGGTTCGTCCTCCTCTACCGGCAGTAAACTCGCTGTTCGACGCGTTCGTGGTCTCGATGATGTCGCGGTCTTGGGCGTCGTTACCGATGGCGCCTGTTCATGAGCCTTTGCAGCCGCTGAAGCGCGTCCTTTTGACGGTCTTCCTCGTCCAGACTTTTTCGCAGGGGGTGGCGCTGGCTCTGGTTCGGCTTCTGGCTCGGATTCTGCGTTTTTAACTCGTTTGGATCTCGATCCGCGGGTGAAGTGAAAGTCGTCATCTTGCTCGTCGTATACCGCCGTTTCTGCGCGTTTTCTTTTTAGCAATCGTCGCAACTTCCTTCCTACGCTTCTTCGACTTACCTGCAAGACGCTTGCTTTTCCTTCGTGCTGGCTGCTCGTTGCTCATTCTGATGACTTGCAACGGATGACGGGTGCGAATGACGGTCGTCATGGGTGGCGCGTCACAGATAGCATGTGGTTGAGACGTAGAAGCCGGAGCTGAGATTTAGAGAACCCCAAGCAAGTCGCGCTCCTAAATGATGAAAACCGCGTCAATCAGCGCGCAATAGGCAAGATTGCCGCGAAGAATCGTCGCGCAGTCGTACTGGACGTGATGCTGCTGGGCAGCAGGTTGGCGGGGTCCTGTTGTGGGCGTCGCGTTTGTCTGCTGGGGTACGTAGTTCAAGGCGCAAATGCGGTGGTGAGATACAGCTCTCGACGATGTTGTTTACATGAGGGACGATTTACCCGAGTAAATGCGCTAAGCCCTTTTGGGAAACACAATCAGCCACTTACAGTTCAGGGCACCCGCCTCACCACATCATCTCTTGGCTGGCTCTTGAACGACTGATTCAATAACGTTCACCATTCGTGTCGCGAAATTTCACGTATCTAATGGCGCGCAGAAAATTGAATATTTGACCCCTTGATAGATGCATCAAGATTTATACGGCAGGACACGGTCGGTTTGGCCGCGAGtgtcttctttctctcccgGTACTGAAGTGTTGGATCAAAGGAATTTATTTCAAGGCATTGCCAATCATGCAGCTATTGTTACCATTGCCACGTTCAAAATTAAAATCAAATCAGCCAAACCAGCGGAAGACGATGTAATTCCGGCTTCCACCCCTCGACGCCTCCCGCCTTTCAGTACGTTGCCAAACCGTTAACTCCTTTTAATGTATATGCCTCACATCCAGCACCTTTCAATGAAGGGCGAATGCAATCCTGGCAACCCAAGCCAATGACGCCAGCCGACCTCCTCACTCCAGTCCGAGGAGGACTGCTCCTGTTACTGTACAGCTCAACCTCATCAAGTCCCCGTAAGCAAGCAGGAGAAGCGAAGCCATGGTGAGATGGTGAGATGGTGGGGCACGAGTGTCGTATAAAAATGATACAGTTAAACCGCAAGTCGAGGCTGAgccaaaaagaaagaagcagcGTAAAACTCGACATCTGGATGTTAGCTGAGCACAGGCTGGGAGCAGTGATCGCTGCGAGATGATCGAGGATAAGACGAAGACTCCATCTGCTCGATCTCCTCGGGGTCAAAGGTGCAGTCGTACGACACCTTGTCGTCCTATGAAAAGCGTCGCTGCACACCCTGCCCTGCTGCGAGAACCTGCTGGTTCGACATAGGAGCAGCCATGCCGTATGGGTTCATCTGCGGATTGAAGGGCTCCATTGCCTGTTGCATGAAAGCACCGTGTAGGCCCTGTTGCTGAGTGACGGGACAATCCTTATGGGCGAGAAGTAATGTCTTGAGATTGACAACCTCCTCTCGCAACTGTGTTATCTGAGCCGTCAAGGCATCATTTTCGCTGCTAAACAACTCAACCTTTGACTGAAGGTTGGCCAGCCATTGCTTCTTGCGCTGGCGGCATTTAAGGGCAGCAACTCTGACAAGATCATTAGCGGCAGCATAACAATGGTAGGTAGCGTGGATAATAGCATACCTGTTGCGCTCCAAGAAGTTCTTGCGTTTTTCCTCGTCTGTCATTTTGGACTTGGATCCACCCTCCCCGTTCTCATGTTTCAtgtcgtcatcatcgtcggagTGGCTGTCATCGCCGTTCATGTCAGGAGGTGGTGCGTTATTCGGCTTGGACTTCTTGCTTGGGGGGCCCTTAGCCAGGGGCTCCTCGGCTTTCCGGCGGCCATTCGTCGAAGCACCTCCAGTCGAATTACGCTTGCCCTTGCCTCTAGCAGAGGGACGGGCTTGCTCACTCTCGTCTGACATGGCGCTCCCGCCCTCGCTGACACCTCGCACTGAAGATCCGGCGCCTACTGACCCAGCACCGTTGACACTCATCTGGGGAGACGTGTCGATTCTCTTTGAAGGAGCGGCAGCCGGGTGCGGCTGGGGCTGGGACTGTGACTGAGTTTGAGTCTGGGTCTGAGCCTGGGACTGGGGTTGGGGTTGCGTTGTAGTCGCGTATACAGGAGCTTGGGCGCCGTTTCTACCTTGGGCGAGCATAAACAGACCGTTCGCAGCGTCGTTGTCGTGTGGATCAAATTGCTTTGCTTCGGCCTTGACAGTAGGCGCACCGTTGGGCATATCTTGGGGTTGTGAGGTAACCGCAGGCTGTTGCTGGCTCTGATTTTGATTCTGGTTTTCACGCTTAGCCGCAGCACTCAATGCAGTACGGTGGAAATCGATGGTGCTAGGTGTGGCACCGCCGCTGGCGAGCTGGGCAAACAGTTGTTGAGAATTGGGGCTCGGAGCAGGAAACATGGAACCGCTGCCGCCCGGAGTCAAGCCAGTCCTCAATGAGGACTCGTTCGGAGTCGGGAATCCGCCTCGAAGATGATGCGAGTCGCTGAAGTAGTCGCTCGTCGGACCCGATAACATGGCCGGGCTTAGGGGGCCAGTTCGCAAAGAACCACCTCCCCAGTTAAAAGGAGTTGCGCCGCTGCCGGGAAGcaaagaagagggcgaagTCAGAGCAGCAACAGACGGCAATTTCGTACCACCGGGTGTCTCTGGCGCGCCTCCGCCGAAAGACTGCTCAAAAGGATTGGGCTCCAGGCTGAGAGATCCAgcggctccgccgccgaagtAGTCGGGAGTATTTCCAGTGGTCTGTCCAGGTCGAGGGGGAGGACCGAGAGGTTTCGCGCCGTCAGCATCGGGCTTCAAGCTTGGGTCGGGCTGTTTCACTTCGGGGATGGAATCTGTATAGTTATGATGAGCGTGTGTACAGCGAAACGATGGTCTATGTGAGGAGAGACGAGTATCGCAATGCACCAACAAAAAGGATCAAACGTACCTTGCCGCGGCGGAGTGGCATTGTTGGATTGTTTGGGCGACTTCGTATCACCCCTGGTCGAGGCATCATTCGGTGAAGTCCccatgatgacgacgatgatgtaTTATACTAAGGTGAAAAGAGGGTTGTTGACGTTTGTGGGGTGGGCGCCGAAGGCAAAAAGGTGACGGTAGCAGGGTAGGGATGATGTATGGCGGTGGTAAAAAGCCGAATGAGGTCAGAGGACAACACGCAGCGGGAGAGCTTGTCTGAATGGAagcgaggaaggggaggagaaaGACCCGATCCTCGTGCACAACGCGGACGAGACAGGCAaagcagcgacggcgacggcaaaGAAGGTTGGTTAGTCCGTCAGAGGCAGCAGCTACGCTATAGCAGCGCTCCTCTGAGTTGGAAGCGGCACGGGAATGGAGTAACTTTCAACGATCGACGACGCGAAGATTGGGGAGGAAATGTTGTCTCTCTGTGACCTCCAGCAAAAACAGAGGTATTGCGTAGTTGTGGCCTCTCTGAATGCGTACACGGGGACGTGCTAAgattgggggaggggggtgcAAAGCGAGTATCGAAAGTGAGAATAGGTTGTTGGGTGGAAAAAACGGCAGACGTCACAGGTCAAGTATGACGTTGCGCGGTGGTTGAttataaaaaaaaaagggcgagggcgcacgagagaaaagaaaaagggtgGGCAGCGGCACACACTCTGACACCAGAACGCCCGcctccatgtccatgtccacGTCCCATCACGCCCACCCTTTTTTTCCAAAATCGCCCCCCCCCGGTCCAGTCTGTCGACAGCTTGTTCCTGTACTGTTGCGTTTCGACTCTCTTCCTGCTGTCTTTCTGCTCTTTCCCCGTTTCGCTGGGAAACGCTGGTATCTGTGGGGCTCCGTTTCCCGCACTGTAGAGCAACCAATCCAGGACACCCAAGAATGGCTTACGAATGGAGATGGCGTCCgacccacacacacacacacctacctacctatctcAGGTAGATATCGTACCTAGCTCTTGAATCGACCACCGTCTACTTACGTTTCGTTCCCGAGCGTCTTCTTGGTAACGAACTCCGACCAGCCTTACCTTGTCTCTTTTTGTGTTTGGCTGCGAGTTGTCTTCGTCATGTACCTGACAGCTTTCGCTGCCGAAATCGACGAACAACATACAAGCATAGCAAAGGTACTCCATCAAAATGTTCCATCTCTCTGCTCCAAGCAATAGGCTGGGCGGTAGACTCTCTTTCGACAGCGCGCACCATCTCTCCCATTCGGATTTTGTGGTCCCATCCGCTCATCTAGTGCATAGATTTACCTTTCGCTCTCGCCTTATCTTTGATTCATCAGCTGAAGAAAAGTGTTTAGACCGTTGCAATCCCTTGGGTCATGACTGGCCGCACTACGCcttccgtctccgtctcACAGTAATTCTCTCCGATCTCGCGTAGCTTCTTTCCAAGTAACCGCAAGTCAGCAATACGTATTGTACAGGCACAGAACACGGACCAAATCGACCGATGATCAGTGTCGCACTGTACGCGTGCCGTCTACTCCGCCTTTGCCCGAGTTGGAAGCCGTCGTGTTGGTGGTCAGGAATGTAAGATCGCAAGTCCAGGGGGCCCCCTTATCCAGTGTATATAGCTGCGTTTTTCACTGTGGCTGCACGTCTTCACTCGGTGGGCCCtccacccccaccccccaacAGGCCCCCAACCCCTGCATTGATTGCATCACTTTCCTTCCTGTCGCAATCATCGCATCTCGCTCGCTCGCCAACCTCTCTTTATCTTCCTATATTGTGGCACATAGCTAGGCCTCACGAACATCTAGAGGTAGAGTCGACTCTTCATCGCCTTCCCGAACGTCGGACTCACAATAATTCCAGTCGCTCATGGTTCCAATCTCTTCAACCATAGCTTTATTCGACGATACCAGTCATTCGCAACACCCTTGCGTCGCCTTCCGTAAGTTCTAGACCAGTCAGCGCCATCGAACCACCCACACCGTGTGTCGCGCAAGGCGTCTAAATGGCTGCCGTCAGGTCGTCGCCAGAAATCCGGCCATGGGCAAAAACGTGACGGTGAAGTGATCGACACATCCATTCCTCCTTCTAGACATAACTTAGAACACCAGGCCTCGATGGGCAGCTGCTCTTCTGTATTTCTAAGCTACATACCAATAGGGATTCAACGCGACTGGCAACCGGAGTGGCAAATTACCGTCGCTGCCCAATGAGATACTGCGCAGCGCAGTGAAAAGGTGAGGGGCTCGGCACCCGGTCCCCGCCTTACTTGGCGGCTCTGATTGGATTCGACAAATTGCGTCACAACCCACACTAGCACAAGTCTGGCCACGTCTTTCGAGTCCGTTCCGAGATCCAGACACGGAAATGCAGACATGCAGGATCACGccgtttccccccctttcgcACTTCTGGCAAGCGAACAAGCGACCTGTTGCCATGCGGCTTTCGTTTGGCCACTTTAGATATCGAGAGCTCTTGGTGCTCAACCCTCGTTTCTGATATGGATTTACAATAACGGTTATCCTATAATCGATTGtaccgtcgtcggccagatGGAAATAGCTGGCTTTTCACCGTCGCTTGTACTTCTTTCTTATTAATCGCTCCTTACGTCACAGCTTTATAAGACACGGTCGGCTTTTAGCTTGAGACGGAGACGACTGATAGAGTTCTCGAAAACAGCCCTAGATGCGAGCACTCGACGGCCACAACTTGAACAGAGGTGCGCACTGTCCCGACCCTCTGCAAATTTTGTATCTCATTGGTGGCGTCATCAAACATGACGTAATTGTGTCTCGTTAAGCTATCGGCGAATGGATTACTTTTATGGTCCCAATGAGCCAAGAGGATAGAAATCAACGTTGCTGTCGCCCACACTGGTCGTCCGGCACGGTCGGCGACACATCTTTGCGAGTTGTCCCAAAGGTGGATGAACTCAAAAGTTGAGGGGGCCTGGACGGCCCATACGTGAGACCGATCTCATCGACGGTGGGTAGCGATCTTAACAGGACTTGATCCACGACGACAACCGACGGTGGTGTTCCAAGTCGCTCGGTGTACGAGCGTCCGTACggagtacggatactctgGGTCTCTACAGAGTAAATGCTCGACGATGACCCACAGGTTCGCTCCAAACCCCCTCGACCATCTGCTCTTGCCCTTTCCTATTTCACGCATGGGCTCTTTCAATTTTTTGGGGGGCTTCTCGACTTGAGCCAGCAGCAGAACGGATACGTACCTCCGGAACAGAAGCACCTTGTCGATAGCCCAGTCGGTTACCGAATTATGACGCACTAGCCCCGGAGTACAGCCCTTGCTGTCTGCATGTCTACTCCACTATTCCCACACCACGCGGACACACGCACTGTGCTCAAACTTTGCACTTTGCGCCTGTGTGACGCACTGTCCGGGCAGTCTGCCTGTCCCATCCTTGACCGTACAATGTAGACCTCCTTACGGCGACTTGGCCTATTCACCTTGGTATGCCAATGGACGGACTCATTTTGGCTGGGACAAACA
Encoded proteins:
- a CDS encoding Putative flavinator of succinate dehydrogenase, coding for MSTLARALRPARRLRVAPPAQRGMPLVAQRCFADKPPVQTESTTNGELGVGEFEGIKFRVEPLRRVGEDERTMRARLLYQSRKRGTLESDLLMSTFANEHLPHMTKAQMQQYDLFLDENDWDIYYWATQEDAPSNSAPTQKPSAEAAQTKPAEDIRTQPQRAGEWANTIGTFKAQYRPVPVRWQDSEILEMLRAHVRSRRADGTVGVHRDVQERKEGGLGFMPPLFDVDKAGAKN
- a CDS encoding Putative kinetochore-associated protein Dsn1/Mis13, translated to MTTVIRTRHPLQVIRMSNEQPARRKSKRLAETAVYDEQDDDFHFTRGSRSKRVKNAESEPEAEPEPAPPPAKKSGRGRPSKGRASAAAKAHEQAPSVTTPKTATSSRPRTRRTASLLPVEEDEPQLIAPKRTTRRSSRNLTEKPEKEKPVRRPATVAEEDDEMAIVAPMEVERQRTPRVMEEPVESAKITLPISDTPVINRNKEMRKKGGGNRRSSTGMRGRRASSLIESGHNAIPHREVDSAEFYKHIESEGLMEPRRMKQLLTWCGERALLEKPPHGQADSNTVLGARYIQEQLLKDFSTKSEFSDWFSREEGPKKPVVYQPNPRNIEHQQKIEQLEQKVKRLKEEKKKWLALKKSRMDIPPLFPETDTAQTATVDASVLESNEAEMLSWLTNPTSSFENVRGKTLTRLQNTQSTLEFKVDQLADGIHKLSQRVDTAGREADKVLSLSAARLKERETREKANAGTKEMPVMEVLRSLGRILPEGGE
- a CDS encoding Putative transmembrane emp24 domain-containing protein — encoded protein: MAPTRSLLHYVCSLVLFACCAQALRFDLQATSPHEGKKERCIRNFVARDTLVVVTAIVDGQKGDGMTVNMHIKDAVGNDYGKPKDIAGGEKRIVFTSHADAAFDVCFENILSGSGRSGATSRHIELDIDIGADAKDWNAIQATEKLKPVEAELRRIEELVGEINSEMDYLRSREHKLRDTNESTNTRVKWFGIGTTLILVGLWAWQIMYLRAYFRSKHLI
- a CDS encoding Putative transcription factor Jun, basic-leucine zipper domain-containing protein; translated protein: MGTSPNDASTRGDTKSPKQSNNATPPRQDSIPEVKQPDPSLKPDADGAKPLGPPPRPGQTTGNTPDYFGGGAAGSLSLEPNPFEQSFGGGAPETPGGTKLPSVAALTSPSSLLPGSGATPFNWGGGSLRTGPLSPAMLSGPTSDYFSDSHHLRGGFPTPNESSLRTGLTPGGSGSMFPAPSPNSQQLFAQLASGGATPSTIDFHRTALSAAAKRENQNQNQSQQQPAVTSQPQDMPNGAPTVKAEAKQFDPHDNDAANGLFMLAQGRNGAQAPVYATTTQPQPQSQAQTQTQTQSQSQPQPHPAAAPSKRIDTSPQMSVNGAGSVGAGSSVRGVSEGGSAMSDESEQARPSARGKGKRNSTGGASTNGRRKAEEPLAKGPPSKKSKPNNAPPPDMNGDDSHSDDDDDMKHENGEGGSKSKMTDEEKRKNFLERNRVAALKCRQRKKQWLANLQSKVELFSSENDALTAQITQLREEVVNLKTLLLAHKDCPVTQQQGLHGAFMQQAMEPFNPQMNPYGMAAPMSNQQVLAAGQGVQRRFS